A genome region from Anastrepha ludens isolate Willacy chromosome 3, idAnaLude1.1, whole genome shotgun sequence includes the following:
- the LOC128857955 gene encoding alanine aminotransferase 1 isoform X1, whose translation MNRISTAVYRHWNASLVNIAQANTSRSCGLTAASFINAKREMSSSSSQNAAASGKCLSLENINPQFIELEYAVRGPLVIRAGQIEKELAKGANKPFDQVIRANIGDCHAMGQKPLTFLRQLMALTFDTSLLDSPNYPEDVKKRARIILGGCQGHSVGSYTDSAGIEAIRRQVADFIEKRDGIPTNWENIYLTAGATPGIKSILSLVRAKVGGKRPGVMVPIPQYPLYSATISEYAMTRIGYYLNEEQNWSMEVSELERAYQEARQTCEPRAIVIINPGNPTGQVLTRENIVDVIKFAHKHKLLLLADEVYQANIYAPNSKFYSFKSVAHEMGSPYREMELCSFLSTSKGYLGECGIRGGYMEILNMCPQVQAILTKSITASLCPTSAGQVAVSALVYPPEKGEPSYEQYIAEKASVLDSLKERAELVYKTFNSFEGFKVNVVQGAMYAFPQIVIPPKAIAAAKAKNMTPDTFYAFELLESSGICIVPGSGFGQKEGTYHFRTTILPQTDKLKIMLDKFKTFHADFMKKYK comes from the exons ATGAATCGCATCAGTACTGCCGTCTATCGTCATTGGAA TGCTTCGTTGGTGAACATCGCACAGGCGAATACTAGCCGGAGTTGTGGACTCACTGCAGCGTCATTTATAAACGCCAAACGCGAAATGTCTTCGTCATCATCGCAAAACGCCGCTGCTTCGGGCAAATGCCTATCTTTAGAGAACATTAATCCGCAATTCATTGAATTGGAGTATGCGGTGCGCGGTCCGCTGGTCATACGTGCTGGCCAAATTGAAAAGGAGTTGGCAAAG GGCGCGAATAAGCCTTTCGATCAGGTCATCCGTGCTAACATTGGTGATTGTCATGCTATGGGACAAAAGCCTCTCACCTTCCTGAGACAG TTGATGGCGCTGACGTTCGACACGAGCCTCCTCGATTCGCCCAACTACCCAGAGGATGTGAAGAAGCGTGCTCGCATAATCTTAGGAGGATGTCAAGGCCACTCAGTGGGTTCCTACACTGATTCGGCCGGCATTGAGGCGATTCGTCGACAAGTGGCTGATTTCATTGAGAAGCGTGACGGCATTCCAACCAATTGGGAGAATATTTATCTAACTGCTGGGGCCACACCAGGCATCAAGAGCATATTGTCGCTTGTACG TGCTAAGGTCGGTGGCAAGCGTCCCGGCGTGATGGTGCCCATACCCCAATATCCTCTGTACTCGGCCACAATTTCTGAATATGCCATGACTCGTATCGGTTACTACCTAAATGAAGAACAAAATTGGAGTATGGAGGTGTCCGAACTGGAGCGCGCCTATCAAGAAGCACGTCAAACTTGCGAACCACGCGCGATAGTCATCATCAATCCAGGCAATCCCACCGGTCAGGTGCTAACGCGTGAAAATATCGTCGATGTGATTAAATTCGCGCACAAGCACAAACTGCTGTTGTTGGCCGACGAAGTGTATCAGGCCAATATTTACGCGCCAAATTCGAAGTTCTATTCCTTCAAAAGCGTAGCACATGAAATGGGTTCACCCTACAGAGAAATGGAATTGTGCAGCTTTTTGTCGACATCGAAAGGCTATCTAGGCGAATGTGGTATACGCGGCGGCTACATGGAGATCCTGAACATGTGCCCTCAGGTGCAAGCCATACTGACAAAATCCATTACAGCTTCATTGTGTCCCACCTCTGCTGGTCAGGTGGCTGTGAGCGCATTG gttTACCCACCGGAGAAGGGTGAGCCCTCATATGAGCAATACATCGCTGAGAAGGCATCGGTGCTGGATAGTCTTAAGGAGCGCGCTGAATTAGTGTACAAAACATTCAATAGCTTCGAAGGTTTCAAGGTGAATGTGGTCCAAGGTGCGATGTATGCTTTCCCGCAAATCGTCATACCACCAAAGGCCATCGCGGCAGCTAAGGCGAAGAATATGACACCCGACACTTTCTATGCATTTGAATTGCTGGAATCGAGTG GTATTTGCATTGTGCCCGGCAGCGGTTTTGGCCAGAAAGAGGGCACATATCACTTCCGCACCACGATTCTGCCTCAGACCGACAAACTGAAAATAATGTTGgataaattcaaaactttccACGCGGATTTCATgaagaaatacaaataa
- the LOC128857955 gene encoding alanine aminotransferase 2 isoform X2: MSSSSSQNAAASGKCLSLENINPQFIELEYAVRGPLVIRAGQIEKELAKGANKPFDQVIRANIGDCHAMGQKPLTFLRQLMALTFDTSLLDSPNYPEDVKKRARIILGGCQGHSVGSYTDSAGIEAIRRQVADFIEKRDGIPTNWENIYLTAGATPGIKSILSLVRAKVGGKRPGVMVPIPQYPLYSATISEYAMTRIGYYLNEEQNWSMEVSELERAYQEARQTCEPRAIVIINPGNPTGQVLTRENIVDVIKFAHKHKLLLLADEVYQANIYAPNSKFYSFKSVAHEMGSPYREMELCSFLSTSKGYLGECGIRGGYMEILNMCPQVQAILTKSITASLCPTSAGQVAVSALVYPPEKGEPSYEQYIAEKASVLDSLKERAELVYKTFNSFEGFKVNVVQGAMYAFPQIVIPPKAIAAAKAKNMTPDTFYAFELLESSGICIVPGSGFGQKEGTYHFRTTILPQTDKLKIMLDKFKTFHADFMKKYK; this comes from the exons ATGTCTTCGTCATCATCGCAAAACGCCGCTGCTTCGGGCAAATGCCTATCTTTAGAGAACATTAATCCGCAATTCATTGAATTGGAGTATGCGGTGCGCGGTCCGCTGGTCATACGTGCTGGCCAAATTGAAAAGGAGTTGGCAAAG GGCGCGAATAAGCCTTTCGATCAGGTCATCCGTGCTAACATTGGTGATTGTCATGCTATGGGACAAAAGCCTCTCACCTTCCTGAGACAG TTGATGGCGCTGACGTTCGACACGAGCCTCCTCGATTCGCCCAACTACCCAGAGGATGTGAAGAAGCGTGCTCGCATAATCTTAGGAGGATGTCAAGGCCACTCAGTGGGTTCCTACACTGATTCGGCCGGCATTGAGGCGATTCGTCGACAAGTGGCTGATTTCATTGAGAAGCGTGACGGCATTCCAACCAATTGGGAGAATATTTATCTAACTGCTGGGGCCACACCAGGCATCAAGAGCATATTGTCGCTTGTACG TGCTAAGGTCGGTGGCAAGCGTCCCGGCGTGATGGTGCCCATACCCCAATATCCTCTGTACTCGGCCACAATTTCTGAATATGCCATGACTCGTATCGGTTACTACCTAAATGAAGAACAAAATTGGAGTATGGAGGTGTCCGAACTGGAGCGCGCCTATCAAGAAGCACGTCAAACTTGCGAACCACGCGCGATAGTCATCATCAATCCAGGCAATCCCACCGGTCAGGTGCTAACGCGTGAAAATATCGTCGATGTGATTAAATTCGCGCACAAGCACAAACTGCTGTTGTTGGCCGACGAAGTGTATCAGGCCAATATTTACGCGCCAAATTCGAAGTTCTATTCCTTCAAAAGCGTAGCACATGAAATGGGTTCACCCTACAGAGAAATGGAATTGTGCAGCTTTTTGTCGACATCGAAAGGCTATCTAGGCGAATGTGGTATACGCGGCGGCTACATGGAGATCCTGAACATGTGCCCTCAGGTGCAAGCCATACTGACAAAATCCATTACAGCTTCATTGTGTCCCACCTCTGCTGGTCAGGTGGCTGTGAGCGCATTG gttTACCCACCGGAGAAGGGTGAGCCCTCATATGAGCAATACATCGCTGAGAAGGCATCGGTGCTGGATAGTCTTAAGGAGCGCGCTGAATTAGTGTACAAAACATTCAATAGCTTCGAAGGTTTCAAGGTGAATGTGGTCCAAGGTGCGATGTATGCTTTCCCGCAAATCGTCATACCACCAAAGGCCATCGCGGCAGCTAAGGCGAAGAATATGACACCCGACACTTTCTATGCATTTGAATTGCTGGAATCGAGTG GTATTTGCATTGTGCCCGGCAGCGGTTTTGGCCAGAAAGAGGGCACATATCACTTCCGCACCACGATTCTGCCTCAGACCGACAAACTGAAAATAATGTTGgataaattcaaaactttccACGCGGATTTCATgaagaaatacaaataa